From the Gymnogyps californianus isolate 813 chromosome 2, ASM1813914v2, whole genome shotgun sequence genome, one window contains:
- the CHMP5 gene encoding charged multivesicular body protein 5, whose amino-acid sequence MNRFFGKAKPKAPPPSLTDCIGTVDSRAESIDKKIARLDAELVKYKDQMKKMREGPAKNTVKQKALRVLKQKRMYEQQRDNLSQQSFNMEQANYTIQALKDTKTTVDAMKLGVKEMKKAYKQVKIDQIEDIQDQLEDMMEEANEVQEALSRSYGTPEIDEDDLEAELDALGDELLADEDNSYLDEAASAPAIPEVTPTDTKNKDGVLVDEFGLPKIPAT is encoded by the exons ATGAACCGCTTCTTCGGCAAAGCGAAGCCGAAGGCGCCTCCGCCCAGCCTCACCGACTGCATCGGGACG GTGGATAGCAGAGCTGAGTCCATTGACAAGAAAATCGCTAGGCTTGATGCAGAACTAGTGAAGTATAAGGATCAAATGAAGAAGATGAGAGAGGGGCCTGCAAAG AATACAGTAAAGCAGAAAGCATTGAGAGTGTTAAAGCAGAAGCGAAT GTATGAACAACAGAGGGATAATCTATCACAGCAGTCTTTTAATATGGAACAAGCTAATTACACTATTCAGGCACTGAAGGATACAAAGACAACG GTTGATGCAATGAAACTGGGggtgaaagaaatgaagaaagcttACAAGCAAGTCAAAATTGATCAAATTGAG GACATACAAGATCAGTTAGAGGATATGATGGAAGAAGCCAATGAAGTCCAGGAGGCACTGAGTCGTAGCTATGGAACACCGGAGATTGATGAAGATGACTTGGAAGCAG AACTGGATGCGTTAGGTGATGAGCTTTTAGCTGATGAAGACAATTCCTACTTAGATGAAGCCGCATCTGCTCCCGCAATTCCAGAGGTCACTCCTACTGACACGAAAAACAAA gaTGGTGTATTGGTGGATGAGTTTGGATTGCCAAAGATCCCTGCAACATAA